ACTTCCCAACATATGGTGCAGAGACAGCTTAGCAGATTTGTCATATTTGTATGTTCCAGcacattttttcctaatgcaaaCAGATGCATTGTGTCTGAGCTTATATTAGCATGTGTCCCCATCTCTTTCACTTTTGTATACATTTTTTGAATGACAAACAGCTGTTACTCCAGCAACAGGGTCAGAAGTTGTGATTCAAAGCTATATGGCATCTATGCAGAGTTTTCTGCCGAGTACTGTACTTCTACTACATAGTGATATGCTCTCTCCATTACTAACACCCTGTCAAAAGACTGATGATATTGCATGGCTTCCTAGATAATTTGCCATATGGCCAGGCTCTGTCACTAAGATACAAGTTTGATTTTGGctaatctctttctttttttaacaggttGCCTGCTATAGGCCAAGCACTGATCAGTGGACAAATGTATGTCCACTTCCTGCAGGACATGGAGAGCCAGGTATTGCGGTCTTAGACAACAGGATCTATGTCTTGGGAGGCAGATCCCACAACAGAGGAATCCGCATGGACTATGTCCACATTTACGATGCAGAGAGAGACTGTTGGGAGGAAGGACCCCAGTTGGAGGATGATATTTCTGGGATGGCTGCCTGCGTCCTCACTTTGCCCAGGGCTATTTTAATGGAAACAGAGAAATGGTTCTCAGAATGGCATGCAGAGCGTCTGAAGTATCACTTTGACTTTCCATCGGAAGTTATGAGCGTATCGGACTGGGAGGAGTTTGACAATTCAAGTGAAGATTAGaaaaatttaatatttattttttgccagTGGATGAGGAAATTGAGGCTTGGAGAAAATACTTAGAGATTTTATATGTCTTTCTTATATATATAAATCAGTATTTaaagatttgaaaaataagtGTTCTGCACAAAATGCCATTCACAGTCAATATCTGCCCATCTGCACGTGTTCTGCACAAAATGCCACTTACAGTCAGTATCTGCCCACCTGccagaaagcagcatttttaaagtaactaCAGAACTGCCATGTTCCTCCAGTTATAGAGGATCTTTTGCTTTGAAGGAGACTTTTCTCAACCTTcagcacagactgaaaaaaaaggcacagaaggCTCAGCTTGACTAGCTTCTTTCCTTCCAGCTTTTAGCTTGAAATAgctttttgagattttttttccttttctttttggtaataAAACTTCCTAGCCAGCTTGACACAGGAAGGTAACACCTAGTGTCTCCCTCCTATGCCAGGTGTCAGACAGCTTGATTGGCTTTTTAGCAAGATTGAACATACAGAACCAGGAACAGGAGCAAGAAACTCTGAACCTTCATCTAATCTGGGCATGCAGCTATCTTTGTAACTGGGTTAGAGTCTGTGAACTGACACCCACTCCTGAACTTCTATAGTGCAAGTTCTGTCAACACAGTGGAAAGAAGATTTCTAGAAAAAGCGCTCTGTACAGAGTATGGCAATTTCATCATTCAACTGTCAGACACATTTGTTCACAAGCGTAAATTAATAAATCCTTGTCcgaagttttttctttttaactactGTCTCAGTTTTATTGACCGTGATGCAGAGTCTGAAAGTTAGTGAGCTTAATTAGATCCTATTAGATCCTACATTAGCATCAGTGAAGCTACACCGGCTTGGGAGATGggcaatttttttcattcttttattatATGCTTTAGAAGAGGATAAAGAGAGCAGAGATTGGTTTGCCacatcataagaaaaaaaagtaataaggAGATAACTAGAGGTATTGAAGATTACACTGGTCCAGGACCGTGCAGTAGCTGAACTAATGCCAGGAACATAATACAAAATTACTACAGCTCAGAAAGATAAGGCATAGTAAATCCTTCCTTCATGAGGCCTTAAAATAATTGGCTTCTGACTACCCTCTTGCTTAACATCAGTTTAGAAGCTGACTTAAAGTCTGAACCAGTATGGGATCCTTCCTCTTGGAGGGGCAGGAAGTAATCGGTGCCACCAGAAAATCACAACAAACTACCAAAAGCTTTTAAATCTTGTAGCAATAATGGGGTTGCAGAAGGGCAAAACCAAAGTGACAATCAGAATGATAAGATACTAGTCAAGTATCACCACATCATGACAAATACTGCACACTGACACACTACTTtagagaaatggaagaagttCTTGGATATTACCATTACTTAGGGATATTTTGATTATGGAAACAAAGATGATTTAAAAATGGACCTAGATGACTCTACATTAGCACACTGGGCTTCTGGAAAAGATTCAAGAGTATTTGCACACTTAATAAACTCAACAGTTTTTTCTTGGTAAGAGGGGcatttgttggatttttttctccagcactgTCAGTTTTCACCTCAATCTCTCTCTGAACCTTTGCCAATtggcaaataaaacaaaagaccTGGTAACTGCAGGAAACCCTGATTATGAGcttcagaaaatctttttttgatAATGAACTCTGAACTGCACATGGAGTCTGGAAATACAGGCTTTATTACACTGCAATATTGGAGACTGAGGAGTAATCCTATTTTGCCTGCCAAGTTACTTTTAATGTGTAGGAATTAAATGTAGCCCTCAGATGGAAGGACAGATCTCTCTGACCTGGACATCACTAGAACCACACCTTCCAGACTGCAAGGGCTGCAGTGGCAACTTGTTTTGTCTGCAAACAACAAGTGATTCAAGACTTCTAGTGGTCCAGGTCATGTTCCAGACCCAGCTGTTCTCACTAAACCCAGACATCTAACTCAAGTCTAATGCTTGCAgtgcattttctattttaactaGCCCTTCTCGATGGACCAGTGATACCCTATGTcatacaaatgaaaatgctaTTTAGTGTCtttcatggtaaaaaaaaaaagtaaccatTCTTTGTCTGGCTTCTTTTCCTATGTATACCACTAGAGGGTATTACTTACTATTACAAGTAACGAAGCTGATAGGTTAATTCTTAGATTACACAGGAGTATATAAGACATTCATGAATAATTATTAAGCTAAAGAAACATCTTGAGAAAACttgggaggattttttttccagcttctacCCTATCACTCCTGTGTTTGAATACTGATTTTTAGATAGTCAGGTAATTCGTTTTTCCATTTATCAGTATATGCAATTTTGTGAttgcattatttattaaatgttgCTGTTGGATGCTGTGCAAAGCAAATCAATATAAGGCCTAGAATGCAGTTATaaggaaattacttttccttAAAGCAGATGATTCACCTTGAagtgctgcattattttttctgggtttttagTTACTGGTATAATACCCCTAAGTTACATGAACTAAACCTAAGGGAACATATTATGTATTTTGAtttgataaaaacaaaacttctgttgCTTTCACCcccaaaatttattttcatctgagCGTAATGTGACTGTTGAAAGTCATGGTATGCGCTATCTTACTTGCATGTACTTTGTTTAGGTAAAAAACCACAGAGTTTAGCTTAGGTCAAACCATCCCAATCATTCAGCAGTAGCTCGTTTTAGTCCAGCATGTATCTTCTCAAAGTAACACATAGGctaaacaataataaaattgctttgctttaaaattgGCAATTTTATCTAACTCAGCAGATATAAAGCACTTTGTTATTCTTGTTTACTACAGTTACTTATATAAAGAAATTGCCAGAGAGATTACAGATTGATAGGCAGAAGTATAATTATTATTGATTGGTTTTCCTATCAGGAATGATGCTTCAGGAGCTTAGCCTTCAAGAGTACACTTAAACTTTGTGTTATCTCAAGAAAAACATGTACTCATAGGGATTTTAGGCTGATTccatatttttgtatttataaattcTCTTATCTCTTAAATATGTCAGTCTTGTATCTTACAgtaaaaagcattcattttttacAGCGAGTCCTCAGAGACAGTATAGCACAAGACCCTGTGGACAAATGGACAATGAACTAAGAAAGCTTTAAGTTATTTCTGGTTTGTAAGAGAAACAACTCTTCCAGAATTGAGTGATCAAAATACCAACACTTAAACTGCTGATACATTAGGAAGTCCAGACAAATAACAACTAGGTTTCTTGATGAtctattttcttatttcctgcCAGCACAGAGGTAAAGCTGTATAGGCATATTTGCTAGATTTGTAATTAGTGGACTTGTATCCTGCAGTATTTCAGGCTTCCACATTTGGAGAAGTGATTGTGATTGCTTCAGTTTTTGTTTCATAACTGCTTTCACTACTGtatttcttctccagctgtCGACCTCCAAATCCAACATAACCTTCCCCATTTCCTCATCGTTTAAATTAGGGTCACTAATTTTGCATTGGAAGCATACCCAGTACTTGATTTGAAACAAATAAGGATTCTCATTCTATACCCTTGACAGAAATTTACTTCTCCTTACTTAGAGACAGCCACATGTACAATTTATTTGGCATTCAGCCCAACTGATGGGGTCAGAAGCTTCTGGCgaaaggaagaaggagcagctggGCACGAGGAAAGAGGGACGGGACCTCCTCAAGGGAATATTTTGCCAACTgagtttttatttcatcagCAGCTGATGCACTTTAAGAGCTTCCCACCTCCTCAGTTGTGCTACAACTATTTGGCTGTGCTCTGAGGGTGGAAGATGCCCACAGGTAAGACAAAGAGCGTAAATGTATCTATATGCAATAAAAAGGTAAAGTAGTACCAtacatttttccattcttcctAAACCAAATGCACTTGTAGGGATGTAATAAACCTGAGATGATTGTCTGTAGTCTAGGAAGTTGAAGCCCAGTCTTACCAGACAACGATCTTGAACAAGTCACCTGTTTCTCATATGTAAGTAGAACATGGGGATCTTTTACCTAGAAGATCTGTCCTAGTTCAACCACAGTTATTGAAATTGTGGGGGGAATTACTTGAAGGATGTGCACAGCCTGAATGAATACAAGTTCAGAACAGTGAATTGTGGCAGTTCCTTCCAAACTGAAAACCTCTCCGTGCCTTAGAATCCTCTCTGGATAGGAAGGTGGGTGTGCTGGTTCGTCAGTATCCGTCCAGCCCCATGCAATACTGCACAAAACCTAGTTTATAATTAAATACTATTTATTCCTGGCAGCTTTCAACTCTTTTGAGATTTTAGTATTATCCATACGAAACGGAGGCAAAATCACTATGTATTTGACCTactacattttttattataacaAAAACGGTAATTCAATAAAATGCAGTGAtaggttttgtttcctttttatatatGTGTTACTAATTCTGCTGCTAGCTTGTGgcttttgtaattatttttaaacattatttagCATGTTATAGCAAGTCCAAGAACTATCTTTTAATCTATGTTTTGGCCATGGCCAAACAGAAAATGATCCAGGCCTGtttaaatgacagaagaaaacataacaaCCTTCATAATCTACTGGGGCCTATCTAcatgtgttttaaaactgattCTCCTTGGCAAATACAAGCACTTAAACCAGTAGGAATGGATCAAAGATATAGCTACTAAGTAAGCTTCCCTAGCAAgggatgaaatatttttgcataaatGTGAATTTTCAGACGGTATTATTAATCTCTGGGTTTACTGTTTTGCTAGTATTGCTGTACATGACTAAACAGCTGTTGTTTTCCACCCAGGAGATGGCTGTATTTCAGCAGCTGGTAAAGTGATACCTGTACATGTATTCCGTGCCTACTTTAAGATCCTTTCATGTTAGTGATGTTATGAGACTTTCCTGGATGATTTTGTCTAAAACGCAAGACAGGCCTGAGAGACAGGCGGGAAGGATGAGTGACACTGGATGAGTCTTCAATTTTAGATGATTTGAACTCTGCTAAATGTCTACAGAGACACAGCCCATATGTTCCAATCCAAGCACCTCAGTTGGCCCTAGCTGCCAATATAggaagaacaaagagaaaaaaatgaccaTATTGTGACTGAGTTTTCGGAAAAGGCAGAGCATGAAAGAAAGACGGCAAAGCTGGAATAAGACTGCACAACAGTGTAGTTAGGCACTTCAAGGCACTCATCTTAAATctatttctccattttaaatgctttttgctttcaagtGCTGCTTCAATTCACATTGCCAGCCCCAAAGCAAAACGAAAAGCCAGAATCAAAAgcacaaatgaaacaaagtcaTGAGACTGAGCTAAACTCACGCTATTTGCAAAGGTTTCTAGCACGCCTGGGGAATTAGCGCAGTTGTTTTGTCGCGCCCTTGCCTATTACTGCTGGACGTGCCCATTGCCACCGCCAGCTCTCCCAAACTTCAGCCAGACCACGCAAAGGCCCACGCTGCTCGTCTGAGGTCACCGCACGCCAACCTCCCTCTGCAATCCAAGCATGTGCCAAgtgcctgcccagcccctgcccctgcggCCTGCTGAGTCCTTTCCGGggtttccttcctcttcagcGGCTGCCGCACCATCTTCCCTCCCGCCTGCGCCCCGAGACAGCCAGGGCTTTGACCCCGTTATCTGGGAACAAGGCTATGAAGAGGGCACCGTCTCTTCGAGGACGCTGGAAGTTATCTCAAGATCAGAGATTCTCACAATGGTCCGttttgttccttaaaaaaataatcaactaataaaaacaaaacctcaggGAAGGTGATCTCTGCTCCCAGACCGCCCGCGGTCAGGGTGCCTGGCCGAGCTAGGAggcgcggggaggggagggaagcccgggcagggcagcagggacccCGGAGGGAAGGGAAGCGTAGCAGGCCCCGGGGCGCCATGGCACAGCGGGCAAGGCAggcgctgggcagcagggacGATGTGCTGGGACAGGCCGTTCGCCGTCACCCacccccggccggcggggcctgCACGCCGGCTGCGCTGGGGCAGGCCTGAATGACTCCAGCCCGGAGGGACGGCGGAAGGGGAGGGCGCGAGGACGCGGCACCGAGCCAcggagccccccccgcccgctgaggcgggcacggccccgcgctccgctccgccgcccctcccccccgcaGCGCGCGGCACCCCGCgtcctcccccccgccccgctccgccggcgCGAGCTGCGGCGCGCAGCGCGCCTGCGCGGGGCGGTGTCTCCGGAGAACTCCTaccgcccggcgccgccgccatTTTGGTGTTCGGCTCTGAGAGGGGAGGGAACCGATAGGAGAAAGCGGGAGCCCGGCGCTTctgcctcccccgccccccccctcccgtcTGGCTCCGGCGGTGAGGCACCGTAGCAGGCTAACCTCGCCACCTTCCCGGGTCGTCTGTCCTTGTCAGCCGCCGCTGCTCTTCGccacccgcccggccgggcccgccgcaGGCCTGAGAGAGAGGCGGGAAGGATGCCCTGCACACCCCGCCGCTGAGGGAGACTCGGGGGCCCTGACCGCCGCGTCTGGCCAGCCCCACCCCAGCCGCTCCTCGGTCCTTCGCCTCCAGGGGCACGGAGCTTCCTTCTCCCTTATCCCCCGTTCCCTGGGCTTCTTATCTCCTGGGCTGGGCGCTAGCGGCTTCCTCCTAGTCCCCAGCCCGCTCCGCCTCCCAGGCCTCCTTGCCCAGGCCTTCCCTTCTCTGGGTCTCTTCCTCCGCCTGGGCCTTCGGGCTCTtcaccttccttccccccctcccttccccttccccgcccGGAGCCATGTCCTCCGCCGCTCGTTTCGATTCGTCGGACCGCTCCAGCTGGTACGTGGGCCCGGTGTCTCGGGCGGAGGCGCAGACGCGGTTGCAAGGGCAGCGGCATGGCATGTTCCTGGTGCGGGACTCGTCTACCTGCCCGGGGGACTACGTGCTCTCGGTGTCCGAGAACTCCCGGGTTTCCCACTACATCATTAACTCCTTGCCCAACCGCCGCTTTAAGATCGGCGACCAGGAGTTTGAGCACCTGCCCGCCCTGCTGGAGTTCTACAAGATCCACTACTTGGACACGACCACCCTCATCGAGCCTGCGCCCAGGTGAGTGCCACCCTCCCTGCGCCCCACCCACTGCCATCTTTGCTCGAGGTGGtgcaaggcggggggggggaggggggtgtctTCGTCCAACCTAGTAGCTGCAGGATCTTAACGCTGGATGTAGGGCCATGCTATGCATACTAAGGAAGCATTTGTTTATGGCCCTCGTTTGAACCTGTTTCTAACAGTGGTGCTTCTTAGCACTCTGGATCTCAGTGACCATTACGGGTTGCTCTTTCAGTCAGATCATCCATATGATGCACGGGGCCTGTCCTTGCAGTGTGTGTAGGCATATGTGAAGGTACCCTGTACATCTCTAACACTGGCTATAATTGCCTTGCAAGAGGGTGTGGTCGTGCTTTGTGTCAACCTTTTCTTCTGGTATTGTCGTTCTGTTCCTAGGATGGTTGAGAAGCTGATTCACAAGTCTTCTCGGTGATTGAAGTACAGCCTCTGAGCTTCAGTTGCTGTCTGCCCCTGCATCCACACTGATTACAATAGAACAGGCTTTTATGTGATTAGAATGCTTCACCCTGTTAAGTCAGCTTTAACACGTTGTAGGACAGCATTTCCCAAACCTCTAGAGTGGCATTTCCACCCcccaaaaatgtaaaacatttatttctcacAGTTTGGTTATGTCACTGTTCATCTATATCTGCATACTGCATGCACTACAGTGAGAAGTGCTGTTCTAGGAGGATGGGAAAATGTGACTTGGCTATGAGCTCATTCTTTGTCCTGTTCTCAACGTGGGACATACCTGCAACTTGCGTCAGTAAACTGCTTATCAAGACCTCTAGAAcatattcctcatttttaattaataaagcCTTTCCCAGTATCTTATTTCGAAGCTTTTGGGCTTCCTGGGTAGaatgaagtgaaataaaagctAGAAAAGTAgtgacacattaaaaaaaaaaaagaaattagagtCGGTTTACTTCTAAATTATGCAGTTTAAAAATCTTACTATGTTTTGCAGATTAGCGAGTTCTTAAGGGGGGAAGAATAACTTTGAAGTTTATAGTCACAATTTAACCTTGGCATAGGCCAGTTCTTAATGACAATCAGTAACTTGTCAAAGGTTGACAATAGCTTATCAATTTGAAAAACTCAAGTGGtcaaaaaaagtcttcctgtAAAGCTGTCAGGTGATGGGAGGGATGTGACAGAAAGCAGTAGCTTCAAGAACTCTTAAAGTTGCTGAGAAGTCTTCTAGGTAGTGATTGTGCTATGGCTAGAGAGATGggcaggtgaaaaaaaattactttcaccATTGCAGGAATGCTTAAATGGAGCTGCCCAGTGTTATGTGTATGCTTAAAACTGTGGAcacttgggaggaaaaaaagtctacaCTGAAGCAATCTTTATGCTTATCTCGTTTCTCCTTAACCTGGATACTGTTGTGCCTTTCTGGATGTAAAAACTTGTTCTTAATCATTTATGGCAATGACTGACTTGGCTTTCTCAAAACACTTGAAAACTTAGCTGATTCCACTTGCTCACTTGGTATTTGTTATGAGTCttgtctgaaatgttttatgaacATTTTAGTACCACCTTATTTTCAAGGTTTTGATTGCATATTGTTCTCTCAGCATACAGAGACAGATGGGACCCAGCCTACTGTGAACTGACAAGCTTTTTTATAAAGCAACAAATGGGATCGACTAGGTGGTTTTACCTTAGCCTGATTTTTTGTTCTAAACTCCTAGAAAAATCAATGACATGGTTGATGGTTTGAAATTCTGTTTGAAGGAGACTTCCTGCTGCAAGAGAGAGGCCAAGAGGTAGCATTTccggtttggggtttttttttgtttaaatttatttttagttaatgAACTACATTTAGAATAGGGGTGGACAGGTACGTGCTTCAGAACTGTTATTGCTAATTCTTATCTCTCTGACATTTTCAGAGGAACATTGCACTCAGGTGCTTGTGCTTTTGAAGGCTGTtgattgttttaatttcataaagTACAGTATGAAGAGGTGGTTTTCATGGTGGGATTAAGTAGTTTGTTGTATATAGCCATACAATGCTTTTAGCTCTCAGAGATGACATTTCAAGCTTGTAAAACAGTTGAAAACTGACTGGTTTaagctttgtgtttgttttgtgtcaATAGTGAGCTCTGACCATCATTGCAGTTGTTCCTGAGCTCTTGCTTAGGCAGAGTGACCGCTCTCTAAAGGGTTCACACTGTCTCCCCCGGCTTTGGCTGCAGCAGGGTGTCTTGAAGAAACGTATATCTTTCTGTTCAGGGTTTCTGGTGTATCTTGCAAAAATCATAGGGATTTGACTTCCGTCTTACTTTCAATTCTCTTTTGCTATTGCAAGTAGGCTAATGACATGCATTCTTGCTATTGTAGCTTAGATAATAAGTATCTGCTATGGCCTATATATGTTAAGATTTCTGACAGCTGCTTTGAATAATGTATAAAATTTATGATAAAAATAGATTGCAGTGAAAATAGTCTCAGTTGATGAACCATCTTATATACTATCACAGACAATGAAGTGACTGTATTGGACAGATGATGGGCATAGTAATAAACAATTACGTAAATAAATTAAAGGTAGTATTATGGTTaacaaggcaaaggaatatttctAGATGGttagctttttcatttcttactcCATTCTTACCAGTGGATGCAAGTATTTCATATTGTCTTTTATGAAGATGTCACTTTTAGGTTATTAGGTGTTTAAATATGCAGTAAAGATAAGTACTTTGAAactaataatttttctgttatatTGTAATAACCTTTGAGAGTTGAAGTTGTAAAAATAAGATTAGGGAGCTTAATTCCCTATTACTTTccagaaaagagagaataagTGTTGTCTCCTAAAAACACAGGATTTGCCTAtctcttttcttaaagaaaggaGTTTTCAATATAAATGTGACTGGCTGTCCCcaaaactctgtgtgtgtaagCAGTAGAATTCAGTTAGAAAGATGCTGTACTACCAATTGGAAGGACAACATTGGACTTCTAGCTCTGAGTTAGAAAAGTGTTTATCATACCCTCTTGTTacttttgttccctttttccACTATGCTCCCTCAAGTCTGGCATTACTTGAATTGACGTTACTGAATTCTTTAGAAGCGGATGCTGAAGTTAAAAATGTAAACGTGATGAACTGAAGAGGATTATTTAGCTCTTCAAGAGTCCTTCCACCCCAAGTCacccaaataattttcatttgtttttatgtaTTGTGACTCTTGTAACTTAAGCtatagaattaattttattctaccCTAAGATACTCACAACAATCCAAAACAGGTGGATGAagattttgcattatttctcCCAATTTTCTGCATCCGTGCTAGATTTTTATTGGGTTTCTGGGGAAGCtaatttgcatatttaaataattacttGAAAGCATGAGTTACTCATGAAATGCCTCACAGTGTTACCAAGCCAATACTTTTGTTACAAAGCTGAATAAGTAATTCTCCTCCAATTGGTGTTCCTGCTGTAAAACTGATACTTAGCTTTGTTACTGGAAATACAATAGCTATCGCTTATACCAAATCTTTTTTAAACTTAGGTATCCAAGTCCACCAATGGGATCTGGATCTGCCCCTGCTATGtccactgcagaagaaaatgtggaGTATGTTCGGACTCTCTATGACTTTCCTGGCAATGATGCTGAGgatcttccatttaaaaaggGTGAGATACTGGTAATTGTAGAGAAGCCAGAAGAACAGTGGTGGAGCGCCAGAAACAAGGAGGGTCGGATTGGGATGATTCCTGTTCCTTATGTAGAAAAGCTAGTCAGATCTTCTCATGGGAAGCACGGAAACAGGAATTCCAATAGTTATGGTATTCCAGAACCTG
This sequence is a window from Pelecanus crispus isolate bPelCri1 chromosome 11, bPelCri1.pri, whole genome shotgun sequence. Protein-coding genes within it:
- the CRKL gene encoding crk-like protein; amino-acid sequence: MSSAARFDSSDRSSWYVGPVSRAEAQTRLQGQRHGMFLVRDSSTCPGDYVLSVSENSRVSHYIINSLPNRRFKIGDQEFEHLPALLEFYKIHYLDTTTLIEPAPRYPSPPMGSGSAPAMSTAEENVEYVRTLYDFPGNDAEDLPFKKGEILVIVEKPEEQWWSARNKEGRIGMIPVPYVEKLVRSSHGKHGNRNSNSYGIPEPAHAYAQPQTASPLPSVSSTPGAVINPLPSTQNGPVYAKAIQKRVPCAYDKTALALEVGDIVKVTRMNINGQWEGEVNGRKGLFPFTHVKIFDPQNPDENE